A genomic stretch from Thauera sp. GDN1 includes:
- a CDS encoding NADP-dependent malic enzyme, protein MDQDFITAALDYHRSPTRGKISVVPTKGLTNQRDLALAYSPGVAAACDAIVADPAEAFELTSRGNLVAVVTNGTAVLGLGNIGPLASKPVMEGKGCLFKKFANIDVFDIELAENDPDKLIEIIAALEPTLGGINLEDIKAPECFYIEKKLRERMKIPVFHDDQHGTAIISAAGLLNGLKVIGKDIGTVKLVCSGAGAAAIACLDLMVSLGLKRENITVCDSKGVIFEGREPNMEPTKARYAQTTEARTLGDAIVGADVFLGLSTAGVLKPEMVAKMADKPLIFALANPNPEILPADAKAVRPDCIIATGRSDFPNQVNNVLCFPFIFRGALDVGATTINEEMKLACVKAIAELAEAEASDIVASAYGGQELSFGPEYIIPKPFDPRLIVKIAPAVAKAAMDSGVATKPITDFDAYVTSLTGFVYQSGIVMKPVFSAAKAVPMAQKRVIYAEGEDERVLHAVRVVLDEGLARPILIGRPEVIEMRIKKIGLNLKPERDFEVVNPESDPRYRELWTEYYKLMSRDGVTPDVAKSRVRRDTTLIGVMLLRRGDADAMVCGTVGTYDYHLKQVADVIGLAPGAKQFAAMNLLLLTKRMLAITDTYVNENPSAEEVAEIARMAADELRRFGIEPSVALLSHSNFGSSNSASARKMRRACEILHATAPDLNVDGEMHGDAALSQEMRDKLHPDSDLKGEANLLVMPNLDAANISFNLMKMANGDGVSVGPILLGAAKPVHIVTPSATVRRLVNMTALAVVDAKESRNSGA, encoded by the coding sequence ATGGATCAGGATTTCATCACTGCTGCGCTCGACTATCACCGCTCGCCCACGCGCGGCAAGATTTCGGTCGTGCCGACGAAGGGCCTCACCAACCAGCGTGACCTCGCGCTCGCCTACTCGCCGGGCGTGGCCGCGGCCTGCGACGCGATCGTCGCCGATCCCGCCGAAGCCTTCGAGCTCACCAGTCGCGGCAACCTGGTGGCCGTGGTCACCAACGGCACCGCGGTGCTCGGCCTCGGCAACATCGGCCCGCTCGCCTCCAAGCCGGTCATGGAAGGCAAGGGCTGCCTGTTCAAGAAATTCGCCAACATCGACGTGTTCGACATCGAGCTGGCGGAGAACGACCCCGACAAGCTGATCGAGATCATCGCCGCGCTCGAGCCCACGCTGGGCGGCATCAACCTCGAGGACATCAAGGCGCCCGAGTGCTTCTACATCGAGAAGAAGCTGCGCGAGCGCATGAAGATCCCGGTCTTCCACGACGACCAGCACGGCACCGCGATCATCTCCGCGGCGGGCCTGTTGAACGGTCTCAAGGTCATCGGCAAGGACATCGGCACGGTCAAGCTGGTGTGCTCGGGTGCCGGCGCGGCGGCGATCGCCTGCCTCGACCTGATGGTCAGCCTCGGCCTCAAGCGCGAGAACATCACCGTCTGCGATTCCAAGGGCGTCATCTTCGAGGGCCGCGAGCCCAACATGGAGCCGACCAAGGCGCGCTATGCGCAGACGACCGAGGCACGCACGCTGGGTGACGCGATCGTCGGCGCCGACGTCTTCCTCGGCCTGTCCACCGCGGGCGTGCTCAAGCCCGAGATGGTGGCGAAGATGGCCGACAAGCCGCTGATCTTCGCGCTCGCCAACCCGAACCCCGAGATCCTGCCGGCCGACGCCAAGGCGGTGCGCCCGGACTGCATCATCGCCACCGGCCGTTCGGACTTCCCGAACCAGGTCAACAACGTGCTGTGCTTTCCCTTCATCTTCCGCGGTGCGCTCGATGTGGGCGCGACCACGATCAACGAGGAGATGAAGCTCGCCTGCGTGAAGGCGATCGCCGAGCTGGCCGAGGCCGAGGCCAGCGACATCGTCGCCAGCGCCTACGGCGGCCAGGAGCTCAGCTTCGGCCCCGAGTACATCATCCCCAAGCCCTTCGATCCGCGCCTGATCGTCAAGATCGCGCCCGCGGTGGCGAAGGCGGCGATGGATTCCGGCGTGGCGACCAAGCCGATCACCGATTTCGATGCCTACGTCACCAGCCTGACCGGCTTCGTGTACCAGTCCGGCATCGTCATGAAGCCGGTGTTCTCGGCCGCCAAGGCGGTGCCGATGGCGCAGAAGCGGGTGATCTACGCCGAGGGCGAGGACGAGCGTGTGCTGCACGCCGTGCGCGTGGTGCTGGACGAGGGCCTGGCGCGCCCGATCCTGATCGGTCGTCCCGAAGTCATCGAGATGCGGATCAAGAAGATCGGCCTCAACCTCAAGCCCGAGCGCGACTTCGAGGTCGTCAACCCCGAGTCCGATCCGCGCTACCGCGAGCTGTGGACCGAGTACTACAAGCTGATGAGCCGTGACGGCGTCACCCCCGACGTGGCCAAGTCCAGGGTGCGTCGCGACACCACGCTGATCGGTGTGATGCTGCTGCGCCGCGGCGACGCCGATGCGATGGTGTGTGGCACCGTCGGTACCTACGACTACCACCTCAAGCAGGTGGCCGACGTCATCGGCCTGGCGCCGGGCGCCAAGCAGTTCGCGGCGATGAACCTGCTGCTGCTGACCAAGCGCATGCTGGCGATCACCGACACCTACGTGAACGAGAATCCGAGCGCCGAGGAAGTGGCCGAGATCGCGCGCATGGCGGCCGACGAGCTGCGCCGCTTCGGCATCGAGCCGAGCGTGGCGCTGCTGTCGCACTCGAACTTCGGCAGCTCGAACTCGGCCTCCGCACGCAAGATGCGCCGTGCCTGCGAGATCCTGCACGCCACCGCGCCCGACCTCAACGTCGATGGCGAGATGCACGGCGATGCCGCACTGTCGCAGGAGATGCGCGACAAGCTGCATCCGGACTCCGACCTCAAGGGCGAGGCCAACCTGCTGGTGATGCCCAACCTCGATGCCGCCAACATCTCCTTCAACCTGATGAAGATGGCCAACGGCGACGGCGTGTCGGTGGGTCCGATCCTGCTCGGCGCCGCCAAGCCGGTGCACATCGTGACGCCCTCGGCTACCGTGCGCCGCCTGGTGAACATGACCGCGCTGGCGGTGGTCGATGCCAAGGAGTCGCGCAACAGCGGCGCCTGA
- a CDS encoding phospholipase A, which yields MKNRSALSLPPLLLAGMLCLSAPSALAADWLLAAPNLQVVPGQRFEVVVIGEGRSANWPARLPASIELPGGAPRIALELVAIGKTDANARQRRYFARWPMEITGVATLALADHASARLLLDAGAATRVAAPARFPTAPMAAEAAAAPAGVVAATPASAVAPMGAVAEAPADAAPVEPSALGFHEPMYFLVGGKDPVSARFQFSFRYRIFDDHGVVAESFPVASGLYFGFTQTSLWDLQSESKPFRDSSFRPSFFYRWAVDDPDKRGALALYGGYEHESNGKEDMPSRSIDTLFLRADARFRLDDSGTYLGIAPKLWTYLDREDNPDIARYRGHAELGLRLGRDDALVFSTLIRRGTAGKLGTQYDLSYPVRRSVFSGVGAFVHLQAFKGYGETLLEYDQDKETQYRLGISLVR from the coding sequence ATGAAGAATCGATCTGCTCTTTCCCTGCCTCCGTTGCTGCTGGCCGGGATGCTGTGCCTGTCCGCGCCGTCGGCGCTTGCCGCCGACTGGTTGCTCGCGGCGCCGAACCTGCAGGTCGTGCCCGGCCAGCGCTTCGAGGTGGTGGTGATCGGCGAGGGCCGGTCGGCGAACTGGCCGGCACGGCTGCCGGCGAGCATCGAGCTGCCCGGCGGTGCTCCGCGCATCGCGCTCGAACTGGTGGCGATCGGCAAGACGGACGCGAACGCGCGCCAGCGCCGCTACTTCGCACGCTGGCCGATGGAGATCACCGGGGTGGCGACGCTCGCGCTCGCCGATCACGCCTCGGCGCGCCTGCTGCTCGACGCCGGCGCGGCGACCCGGGTGGCCGCGCCGGCCCGGTTCCCGACCGCACCGATGGCAGCCGAAGCGGCCGCGGCGCCGGCAGGCGTGGTGGCGGCGACTCCCGCGTCGGCAGTGGCGCCGATGGGGGCGGTGGCGGAGGCGCCGGCCGACGCGGCCCCGGTCGAGCCCTCCGCGCTTGGTTTCCATGAGCCGATGTACTTCCTCGTCGGTGGCAAGGATCCGGTCAGTGCGCGCTTCCAGTTCAGCTTCCGCTACCGCATCTTCGACGACCACGGCGTGGTCGCCGAGAGTTTCCCGGTGGCGAGCGGGCTTTATTTCGGCTTCACCCAGACCTCGCTGTGGGACCTGCAGTCCGAGTCCAAGCCCTTCCGCGACTCCAGCTTCCGCCCTTCGTTCTTCTACCGCTGGGCGGTCGACGACCCCGACAAGCGTGGGGCGCTCGCGCTCTACGGTGGCTACGAGCACGAATCCAACGGCAAGGAGGACATGCCCTCGCGCAGCATCGACACGCTGTTCCTGCGTGCGGATGCGCGCTTCCGGCTGGACGACTCCGGCACCTACCTGGGCATCGCGCCGAAGTTGTGGACCTACCTCGACCGCGAGGACAATCCGGACATCGCGCGTTACCGCGGCCATGCCGAGCTCGGCCTGCGCCTGGGGCGCGACGACGCGCTGGTGTTCTCGACGCTGATCCGCCGCGGCACGGCCGGCAAGCTCGGCACCCAGTACGACCTGTCGTACCCGGTCCGGCGCAGCGTGTTCTCGGGCGTGGGCGCCTTCGTCCACCTGCAGGCCTTCAAGGGCTACGGCGAGACCCTGCTCGAATACGACCAGGACAAGGAGACGCAGTACCGGCTGGGGATTTCGCTGGTACGCTGA
- a CDS encoding quinone oxidoreductase: MSHAIRFHHTGGPEVLQWEAVEPPPPGPGEVRLRHHAVGLNFIDTYHRSGLYPLPLPSGLGMEGAGVVEAVGEGVSEVKAGDRVAYTNGPLDAYSEVRNIPARNLVVLPEDISFEQGAAMMLQGITAHYLLHSTYPVKAGETILVHAAAGGVGSILVQWAKLLGATVIGTVGNDDKAARAKALGCEHVIVYSREQFPARVRELTGGKGVAVVYDSVGRDTFLDSVACLQRRGTMVSYGNATGPVAPFDCALLHKAGSVYVTRPGLPDYIATREELLERAAALFEVVRSGKVKIEVMQRYALRDAAQAHRDLEARRTTGSTVLLP, translated from the coding sequence ATGAGTCATGCGATCCGTTTTCACCACACCGGCGGTCCCGAGGTCCTGCAGTGGGAGGCGGTCGAGCCGCCGCCGCCCGGCCCCGGCGAGGTTCGCCTGCGCCATCACGCGGTGGGCCTGAACTTCATCGACACCTACCACCGCAGCGGCCTGTATCCGCTGCCGCTGCCCTCAGGCCTCGGCATGGAAGGCGCGGGTGTGGTCGAGGCGGTGGGCGAGGGCGTGAGCGAGGTGAAGGCGGGCGACCGCGTCGCCTACACCAATGGCCCGCTCGACGCCTATTCCGAGGTGCGCAACATCCCGGCGCGCAACCTGGTCGTGCTGCCCGAGGACATTTCCTTCGAGCAGGGCGCGGCGATGATGCTGCAGGGCATCACCGCGCACTACCTGCTGCATTCCACCTACCCGGTGAAGGCGGGCGAGACCATCCTGGTGCACGCGGCCGCCGGCGGCGTGGGTTCGATCCTGGTGCAGTGGGCGAAGCTGCTCGGCGCCACCGTGATCGGCACCGTCGGCAACGACGACAAGGCGGCACGCGCGAAGGCGCTGGGCTGCGAGCACGTGATCGTCTATTCGCGCGAGCAGTTTCCCGCGCGCGTGCGCGAGCTCACCGGCGGCAAGGGCGTGGCGGTCGTCTACGACTCGGTCGGTCGTGACACCTTCCTCGACTCGGTCGCCTGCCTGCAGCGCCGCGGCACGATGGTGAGCTACGGCAACGCCACCGGGCCGGTCGCGCCCTTCGACTGCGCGCTGCTGCACAAGGCCGGCTCGGTCTACGTGACCCGTCCGGGCCTGCCCGACTACATCGCCACCCGCGAGGAGTTGCTCGAGCGCGCTGCGGCGCTGTTCGAGGTGGTGCGCAGTGGCAAGGTGAAGATCGAGGTGATGCAGCGTTATGCGCTGAGGGACGCCGCGCAGGCGCATCGCGACCTGGAGGCGCGCCGGACCACCGGCTCGACGGTGCTGCTGCCCTGA
- the dnaE gene encoding DNA polymerase III subunit alpha has translation MNSAAHTPAEPGFVPSAPRFVHLRLHSEYSITDGIVQLDQAIAAAADDGMPALGISDLANLFGMVKFYKGTRGKGVKPIVGVDAWIQNEVERDKPQRVLLICRNRAGYGQLCELLTRAYLENKHRGRAEMRREWFENGAASELLCLSGAMSGDIGAAIAAGNLALAEQLAADWARLFPDAFYIEIQRAGHPGTETYIRHAVDIAGRLGLPVVATHPVQFLKREDFKAHEARVCIAQGYVLADKRRPRDFTEEQYLKSQAEMCELFADLPEALENAVEIARRCSLTVQLGKNFLPLFPTPEGMTLDDFLVQEAKVGLERRLAQLYPHPEEREKQRPRYEERLKFETDTIIQMGFPGYFLIVADFIRWGKKNGVPVGPGRGSGAGSLVAYSLDITDLDPLEYALLFERFLNPERVSMPDFDIDFCQDNRYRVIEYVRERYGKDAVSQIATFGTMASKAVVRDVGRVLDLPYGLCDRLSKLIPIEGAKPVSLNKAYEMEPQIGEMMADGNDGESVRDLWSLAQPLEGLSRNVGMHAGGVLIAPGKLTDFCPLYIADGEDATPVSQFDKDDVEAVGLVKFDFLGLRNLTIIELALEYIERMTGSRPDLMSLGFEDPAAYQILKDANTTAIFQVESDGMKKLLKKLAPDRFEDIIAVLALYRPGPLGSGMVDDFILRKKGQQEIDYFHPDLKACLEPTYGVIVYQEQVMQISQIIGGYTLGGADMLRRAMGKKKPEEMAKHRATIAEGAKQKGYDPALAEQLFDLMTKFAEYGFNKSHTAAYAVVTYHTAWLKAHHCAAFMAATMSSDLDNTDTVKIFYEDTVANGIAVLPPDVNASDYRFVPVDRKTIRYGLGAVKGVGEPAVRAILAARQKGGDFRDLFDFCERVDRRMVNRRVIEALIRAGAMDTLAGHAGLDRAQLMATVALAMEAAEQAAANAMQGGLFDLMPEAAGAAPAFAKIRPWTERERLKEEKLAIGFFLSGHPFNAFKPEVRRFVRRTLAQLEPSRDITMLAGVVMEQRTKVGNRGKMAFVQIDDGTEPREVTVYSEVLDASRGKIVTDEVLVVEAKVSNDDFSGGLRIIADRLLTLGEARSRFARALQLRINGEVAASGGAVSAAGRLQTLLEPFREGGCPIRVSYRNASAEAELPLGDEWRVRLDDALLEGLREWLPPEAVEVLYP, from the coding sequence ATGAATTCCGCAGCCCATACCCCGGCCGAACCGGGTTTCGTGCCGAGCGCTCCGCGCTTCGTGCACCTCCGTCTCCATTCCGAATACTCGATCACCGACGGCATCGTCCAGCTCGACCAGGCGATCGCCGCGGCGGCCGACGACGGCATGCCGGCGCTCGGCATCTCCGACCTCGCCAACCTGTTCGGCATGGTCAAGTTCTACAAGGGCACGCGCGGCAAGGGCGTCAAGCCCATCGTCGGCGTCGATGCCTGGATCCAGAACGAGGTCGAGCGCGACAAGCCGCAGCGGGTGCTGCTGATCTGCCGAAACCGCGCCGGCTACGGCCAGCTGTGCGAACTGCTGACCCGCGCCTACCTCGAGAACAAGCACCGCGGCCGCGCCGAGATGCGCCGCGAGTGGTTCGAGAACGGCGCCGCGAGCGAGCTGCTGTGCCTGTCGGGGGCGATGAGCGGCGACATCGGCGCGGCGATCGCGGCCGGTAACCTCGCCCTCGCCGAGCAGCTCGCCGCCGACTGGGCGCGGCTGTTTCCGGACGCCTTCTACATCGAGATCCAGCGTGCCGGCCATCCCGGCACCGAGACCTACATCCGCCACGCGGTGGACATCGCCGGCCGCCTCGGCCTGCCGGTGGTGGCGACGCATCCGGTGCAGTTCCTCAAGCGCGAGGACTTCAAGGCCCACGAGGCGCGGGTGTGCATCGCCCAGGGCTACGTGCTCGCCGACAAGCGCCGGCCGCGCGACTTCACCGAGGAGCAGTACCTCAAGAGCCAGGCGGAGATGTGCGAACTGTTCGCCGATCTGCCCGAGGCGCTCGAGAACGCGGTCGAGATCGCGCGCCGCTGCTCGCTGACGGTGCAGCTGGGCAAGAACTTCCTGCCGCTGTTCCCGACCCCCGAAGGCATGACGCTGGACGACTTCCTGGTGCAGGAGGCCAAGGTCGGCCTCGAGCGCCGTCTCGCCCAGCTCTATCCGCACCCCGAGGAGCGCGAGAAGCAGCGCCCGCGCTACGAGGAGCGGCTGAAGTTCGAGACCGACACCATCATCCAGATGGGCTTCCCGGGCTACTTCCTGATCGTGGCCGACTTCATCCGCTGGGGAAAGAAGAACGGCGTGCCGGTGGGCCCGGGCCGCGGCTCGGGTGCCGGCTCGCTGGTGGCTTATTCGCTCGATATCACCGACCTCGACCCGCTGGAATACGCGCTGCTGTTCGAGCGCTTCCTGAACCCGGAGCGGGTGTCGATGCCCGACTTCGACATCGACTTCTGCCAGGACAACCGCTACCGCGTCATCGAGTACGTGCGCGAGCGCTACGGCAAGGACGCGGTGAGCCAGATCGCCACCTTCGGCACCATGGCCTCGAAGGCGGTGGTGCGCGACGTCGGCCGCGTGCTCGACCTGCCCTACGGCCTGTGCGACCGGCTGTCCAAGCTGATCCCGATCGAGGGCGCCAAGCCGGTCTCGCTGAACAAGGCCTACGAGATGGAGCCGCAGATCGGCGAGATGATGGCCGACGGCAACGACGGCGAATCGGTGCGCGACCTGTGGAGCCTGGCGCAGCCCCTGGAGGGCCTCTCCCGCAACGTCGGCATGCACGCTGGTGGCGTGCTGATCGCGCCCGGCAAGCTCACCGACTTCTGTCCGCTCTACATCGCCGACGGCGAGGATGCCACGCCGGTGTCGCAGTTCGACAAGGACGACGTCGAGGCCGTCGGCCTGGTGAAGTTCGACTTCCTCGGCCTGCGCAACCTCACCATCATCGAGCTCGCGCTGGAATACATCGAGCGCATGACCGGCAGCCGGCCCGACCTGATGAGCCTGGGCTTCGAGGACCCCGCCGCCTACCAGATCCTGAAGGACGCCAACACCACGGCGATCTTCCAGGTCGAATCGGACGGCATGAAGAAGCTGCTGAAGAAGCTCGCCCCCGACCGCTTCGAGGACATCATCGCGGTGCTTGCGCTCTACCGGCCCGGCCCGCTCGGCTCGGGCATGGTGGACGACTTCATCCTGCGCAAGAAGGGCCAGCAGGAGATCGACTACTTCCACCCCGACCTGAAAGCCTGTCTGGAGCCGACCTACGGCGTCATCGTGTATCAGGAACAGGTGATGCAGATCAGCCAGATCATCGGCGGCTACACCCTGGGCGGCGCCGACATGCTGCGCCGTGCGATGGGCAAGAAGAAGCCCGAGGAGATGGCCAAGCACCGCGCCACCATCGCCGAGGGCGCGAAGCAGAAGGGCTACGACCCGGCGCTGGCCGAGCAGCTCTTCGACCTGATGACCAAGTTCGCGGAGTACGGCTTCAACAAGTCGCACACCGCGGCCTACGCGGTGGTCACCTACCACACCGCCTGGCTCAAGGCGCACCACTGCGCGGCCTTCATGGCGGCGACGATGTCGTCAGACCTGGACAACACCGACACCGTCAAGATCTTCTACGAGGACACGGTCGCCAACGGGATCGCGGTGCTGCCGCCCGACGTGAACGCCTCCGACTACCGCTTCGTGCCGGTGGATCGCAAGACCATCCGCTACGGCCTGGGGGCGGTGAAGGGCGTGGGCGAGCCCGCGGTGCGCGCGATCCTGGCCGCGCGGCAGAAGGGCGGCGACTTCCGCGACCTGTTCGATTTCTGCGAGCGCGTCGATCGGCGCATGGTGAATCGCCGCGTGATCGAGGCGCTGATCCGCGCTGGCGCCATGGACACCTTGGCCGGCCACGCCGGCCTCGACCGCGCGCAGCTGATGGCGACCGTGGCGCTGGCGATGGAGGCGGCCGAGCAGGCGGCGGCCAATGCGATGCAGGGCGGCCTCTTCGACCTGATGCCGGAAGCTGCGGGCGCGGCGCCCGCATTCGCGAAGATCCGCCCGTGGACCGAGCGCGAGCGCCTCAAGGAGGAAAAGCTCGCGATCGGCTTCTTCCTCTCCGGCCATCCCTTCAACGCGTTCAAGCCCGAGGTGCGCCGCTTCGTGCGCCGCACGCTGGCCCAGCTCGAGCCCTCGCGCGACATCACGATGTTGGCCGGCGTGGTGATGGAGCAGCGCACCAAGGTCGGCAACCGCGGCAAGATGGCTTTCGTGCAGATCGACGACGGCACCGAGCCGCGGGAAGTCACGGTGTATTCCGAGGTGCTCGACGCCAGCCGCGGCAAGATCGTCACCGACGAGGTGCTGGTGGTCGAGGCCAAGGTCAGCAACGACGACTTCTCGGGCGGCCTGCGCATCATCGCCGACCGCCTGCTGACGCTGGGCGAGGCGCGCAGCCGTTTCGCGCGCGCCCTGCAACTGCGCATCAACGGCGAAGTGGCGGCCAGCGGCGGCGCGGTGAGTGCCGCCGGCAGGCTGCAGACGCTGCTCGAGCCCTTCCGTGAAGGTGGCTGCCCGATCCGGGTCAGCTACCGCAACGCGAGCGCCGAGGCCGAACTGCCCCTGGGCGACGAATGGCGGGTGCGACTGGACGACGCCCTGCTCGAGGGCCTGCGCGAGTGGCTGCCGCCGGAGGCGGTCGAGGTGCTCTACCCCTGA
- a CDS encoding mechanosensitive ion channel family protein — translation MKTPDPASILAPWLRTAIGFAVLVLTAVFAEPLIGLLPSGLVEHAWLEPLRNAAIALATFAGAHLVHSLVATRLAQRRKGQRPVPKVLLDLFRVFLFSLALLVALSLLFRQDLSGILTGSGLVLAVLGFAIRNVVADTLSGIALGIEAPFRMGDWVRIETLAQGRVQEIGWRTTRLVTRDSTYVILPNSQVSRQRITNFSAPRKEYRDHAELTLPVDLAVADAKALILEALQGAESIVEDRPPEAEVVHYGPQGITYRVKYWVPQHDREPVCRNEVFSLIDAALRARGTPLVQAPTICAECRAARNEPAP, via the coding sequence ATGAAGACGCCCGACCCCGCCTCCATTCTCGCGCCCTGGCTGCGCACCGCGATCGGCTTCGCCGTACTGGTGCTGACGGCGGTGTTCGCCGAACCGCTGATCGGGCTGCTGCCCTCCGGCCTTGTCGAGCACGCCTGGCTCGAGCCGCTGCGCAATGCCGCCATCGCCCTGGCGACTTTCGCCGGTGCGCATCTCGTGCACTCACTGGTGGCGACCCGGCTCGCGCAGCGCCGCAAGGGCCAGCGGCCGGTGCCCAAGGTGCTGCTCGACCTGTTCAGGGTGTTCCTGTTCTCACTGGCCCTGCTGGTCGCCCTGTCCCTGCTGTTCCGCCAGGATCTGTCGGGCATCCTCACCGGTTCGGGGCTGGTGCTGGCCGTGCTTGGCTTCGCCATCCGCAACGTCGTCGCCGACACCTTGTCGGGCATCGCGCTCGGCATCGAGGCGCCGTTCCGCATGGGCGACTGGGTGCGGATCGAGACCCTGGCGCAGGGTCGGGTGCAGGAAATCGGCTGGCGAACGACGCGGCTCGTCACCCGCGACAGCACCTACGTGATCCTGCCCAACAGCCAGGTCTCGCGCCAGCGCATCACCAATTTCAGCGCGCCGCGCAAGGAATACCGCGACCACGCCGAACTGACCCTGCCGGTGGACCTGGCGGTGGCCGATGCCAAGGCACTGATCCTGGAGGCACTGCAGGGCGCGGAGAGCATCGTCGAGGACAGGCCGCCGGAGGCCGAGGTTGTCCACTATGGCCCTCAGGGCATCACCTACCGCGTGAAATACTGGGTGCCGCAGCACGATCGCGAGCCGGTCTGCCGCAACGAGGTGTTCAGCCTGATCGATGCGGCGCTGCGCGCACGGGGCACGCCACTCGTGCAGGCGCCGACGATCTGCGCGGAATGCAGGGCCGCTCGCAACGAGCCCGCTCCGTGA